GCGATCAGCAAGCATCCTAGCTTTGCTGTGGGCTTTTTACCTAAGCGCGGCACAATCAAGAAACCTGTCAACCCCAAACTTACCAGGCTGCCGAGGCTCCAAAAAATATTGAGGAACGTGCTTTCAGCAACTGTCATGCCAATCACCTCTCCAGCATAGGGTTCTAGGATTGGCTGCTGCATGAACATTCCCAGAATCAACAGCACTAAATAGGAAAAGAAGAATCCGGTTTGCCGACTGGCAGTCAGCACTTTTAGCGCTGCACGTAGAGTTAAGGGATCGTCTCCCTGCGATCGCCTAGTCCGATAACGAAACCGGGAATACTTTTTCTCTACACCAAACGTGGCTAAAATCACCAGGGTAAAAACCAGGGCGGGTATGACCAGGAACAGTCGGTTAATGATTTGCTCTAAGGTCTCTGGCGTGATGCCCCTGAGCAAGCCGCTGCTAATTCCGGCTCCTAAACCAATACCAATGGTTAGCATTGACCAAACAATTCCTACCAGCTTGCCTCGGTTGTCTTCATCAGACACATCAACCATTAGGGCAAAGAAGGGGGTTGCTGTAGAACTAATACATAGACCATAAAGTGCAAAGATGAAGGCTAAAAATGCTACCCAGCCATAGGTTGCTCCTGACCATCCGACCGTTGCCGCACTGCGGTTGAGTTGCCACACTACCTGCACCGCCACAAATGCCAGAGTAGCGAATAGGGCGGAGCCTACCCAGACATAGCCTGTGCGATGATATCCCAGAATGCTTCTAGAGTCAGACATTTGACCAAACCAGATTCGAGCCGGAGCTACAAATTGATACATCGCCAAGCATCCCCCCACAATTGTGGCAGGAATGGCTAACTCCTGAATCATGATCCGGTTGAGAACTCCTAGCATCAGAATAGCCATAATCCCCAGTCCCATCTGTACCAGTCCCAGCCGGAACATGGTAAATAGGTTGATTCTAGGTAGTTGCTCAACGCTTCCTGCGTGAGTCTGCTGTGAATTTGATAAGTCACCTATTGCCATATGTGCTGCCAGAAATAAAGTACAAGAATGTGATTAACTCACTGGTAGTCCTACAGAACGCGAAATCTGCTTTCCCGATCTCTGCGAACTCTCGCGTGAATTAACAAATTGCTACAAGGTTTTTAGAAACTTCTCGTTCAATTTTCTCACCTTTGATATCCAGCCTTGGTGTAACTTCAAAATTTCTGAATAGGGAACTGTCGTTTCAGAGCTCACTTTGAAAACGTCGCAAGCTTACCTGCAAACCATCTTGGGGATGAGGAGTTGGCACCATGACAAGCTCAAGGTTCTGTTCGGGCAGCAGTTCCCACTTGTAGTGACGTACCAAGAGCGCTGCAAAAACCTTCATCTCCAGCTTGGCAAATTCCTTACCTAAACATTCTCGGATGCCACCACCAAATGGCACATAGCTAAACGGTTTAAATTTATCTTCAGCCCGTTCTGCACCAAAGCGTTCTGGATCAAAGTGCTCTGGCTGATCGTAGATACTACTATCTTGATGCGTCCTACTGATTTGGTAAAGTACAGACCAGCCTTGGGGAATAGAGTAGCCATTGAACTCGCATGGCTTGATTGCCTCTCGAAATCCACCGCCAACTGGGGGAACCACTCGCAGAACTTCTTTTAACACTTGCTCCAGATAGCTCATCTGCTTGAGATGTTCTAAGGTTAGCGGTTCCTCAATTGCTAGTTGCTGTTGTTCGGAACGGGCAGCTGCCAAAACCTCTGGATGTTGTGCTAGTAGACGGCATAGGGATGCGATCGCCGATGTTAACGTCTCATGACCTGCGAACAACAGTGTCAGCACCTGGTCTTTGAGTTCATCTATACTGAGGCTATTTCCCTCTTCATCCTTCGCTTGTAGTAGCAAACTTAAGGCATCCTGAGCTAGATTTGCCTCTTGTTGACGTTGCTGGATAATTTTCTCAATTTCACCTAGTAGTAATTCCCGACAGCGCATTGCTCGACCGAACTTCGTCCCAGGTAGGGGAATAGGGACAGTAAATAAACCATCACACCAGGTTTTGAACCACTCGCCTAACTTAGACTGTGAACCTGATTCAGTACCCACAATCAACTTGCAAGCAATATCAAGCGTATAATTCCTCAGCTCTGGATACCACGTCAACGTACCGAGTTGTTCCCACTTGTGTAGATAACGGTGGGTGATCTGCTCCATCGTGGTGACATAACCTGCTAAAGCCCTAGGTTGAAAAGCTTGGGATAGCAGCTTTCGACGCTGCTGGTGTTCGGCCCCCGTCTGAACGGACAAAGCAGCAGGGCCTAGAAGCACCTTTGTACTGTGGGGCCAACTGGTGGAAAAATATTGATTCTCATGGGTTAAAAGAAAGTGGTTTGCTTCTGCTCCCAGCAGGAATATTGTTGGTCGCCCAAACAATTGACTTTTGAAGACTGGACCATACTTTTTATGCCGCTTTTTAGCGAAGTTTGGATCTCGCAGAAAGCTAAGGGTTTCACCAATAAAAGGTAAGCCGAAACTACCAGGCGGCAAAGGTAGTGAACTGAGGGTATTGATGGTTGCCATAAAAGAGTGAGGAGTGAAGGAGGGAATAGTGCTTGTCAAATGAAGGAAATTGGTTTTTCCCCATTTAATCAGAACCGACCTTAGATGGATCGTAGTCATAAAGCCAGCTTTCAAACTCATCATTGCTCACCTTGGATTGCTCCGCCACTCCGCGCAGATATCTCTCGCTGTCAGCTGACACGGCGCGATCGCCCTGGAAGGCACTGCGGGCTTGGATGACTTGAGTTCGCTGGATGCGACTGTTCTCGTAGCGAGTCAGGGCGGTTTCAAGGTTGGGTGCTTGGGAAAGGGACTGCGAGAGTTCGTATGCATCTTCAAAGGCTGTATTCGCACCCTGTCCTAGCGAGGGCACCATCGGATGTGCCGCATCACCCAACAGCGTGACTCTACCTTGGCTCCAGCTTGCTAATGGTGGTCGATCGCACAGCGGTCGTTCTACAATCTGCTCACAGTCCGTTGCTTCGATGATTTCCTGTACGGGTTCCGCCCAGCCAGCGAATTCTTTAAA
This window of the Chroococcidiopsis sp. CCMEE 29 genome carries:
- a CDS encoding BCD family MFS transporter is translated as MAIGDLSNSQQTHAGSVEQLPRINLFTMFRLGLVQMGLGIMAILMLGVLNRIMIQELAIPATIVGGCLAMYQFVAPARIWFGQMSDSRSILGYHRTGYVWVGSALFATLAFVAVQVVWQLNRSAATVGWSGATYGWVAFLAFIFALYGLCISSTATPFFALMVDVSDEDNRGKLVGIVWSMLTIGIGLGAGISSGLLRGITPETLEQIINRLFLVIPALVFTLVILATFGVEKKYSRFRYRTRRSQGDDPLTLRAALKVLTASRQTGFFFSYLVLLILGMFMQQPILEPYAGEVIGMTVAESTFLNIFWSLGSLVSLGLTGFLIVPRLGKKPTAKLGCLLIAGSFVLIVLAGFTGMPNLLRVSLVLFGLAIGVATGSSISLMLDLTTAETAGTFTGLWGLAQAFSQAISTLSGGVMLDLGRQLFTTPVLAYGLVFGLESIFVLLAIALLRRVNVAEFRANAQQAIAIVANHDLS
- a CDS encoding cytochrome P450, whose product is MATINTLSSLPLPPGSFGLPFIGETLSFLRDPNFAKKRHKKYGPVFKSQLFGRPTIFLLGAEANHFLLTHENQYFSTSWPHSTKVLLGPAALSVQTGAEHQQRRKLLSQAFQPRALAGYVTTMEQITHRYLHKWEQLGTLTWYPELRNYTLDIACKLIVGTESGSQSKLGEWFKTWCDGLFTVPIPLPGTKFGRAMRCRELLLGEIEKIIQQRQQEANLAQDALSLLLQAKDEEGNSLSIDELKDQVLTLLFAGHETLTSAIASLCRLLAQHPEVLAAARSEQQQLAIEEPLTLEHLKQMSYLEQVLKEVLRVVPPVGGGFREAIKPCEFNGYSIPQGWSVLYQISRTHQDSSIYDQPEHFDPERFGAERAEDKFKPFSYVPFGGGIRECLGKEFAKLEMKVFAALLVRHYKWELLPEQNLELVMVPTPHPQDGLQVSLRRFQSEL